The Caretta caretta isolate rCarCar2 chromosome 15, rCarCar1.hap1, whole genome shotgun sequence genome window below encodes:
- the CRYBB2 gene encoding beta-crystallin B2 isoform X2, with product MVPGVSSATVGTGAMTEPQSPPEPTAAGESLGEIGGNYKITIFELENFQGKKRELTEETPNVTEEALEKVGSIQVESGPWLGFERQAFCGEQFVLEKGAYPRWDSWSNSHSSDSLMSLRPLLIDSNEHKIHLFENAGYSGRKMEIVDDDVPSLWAHGFQDRVASVKALKGTWVGYEYPGYRGRQYVFERGEYQHWNEWDASQPQIQAVRRVRDQQWHQQGCFEAS from the exons GCGCAATGACTGAACCGCAGAGTCCCCCCGAGCCAACGGCTGCTGGGGAGAGCCTTGGCGAAATAGGTGGCAATTACAAG ATCACCATCTTCGAGCTGGAGAATTTCCAGGGCAAGAAGCGTGAATTGACAGAGGAAACTCCGAATGTGACAGAGGAAGCTCTGGAGAAAGTGGGATCGATCCAGGTAGAATCAGGCCC GTGGCTCGGGTTCGAACGCCAGGCCTTCTGTGGGGAGCAGTTCGTGCTGGAGAAGGGAGCCTACCCGCGCTGGGACTCCTGGTCCAACAGCCACAGCAGCGACAGCCTGATGTCCCTCCGCCCCCTGCTGATT GACAGCAACGAGCACAAAATCCACCTGTTTGAAAACGCCGGTTACAGCGGGAGGAAGATGGAGATTGTAGATGACGACGTGCCAAGCCTCTGGGCTCACGGGTTCCAGGACCGGGTGGCCAGCGTCAAAGCACTGAAGGGAAC GTGGGTGGGCTACGAATACCCCGGCTACCGAGGCCGCCAGTACGTCTTCGAGCGGGGCGAGTACCAGCACTGGAACGAGTGGGACGCCAGCCAGCCCCAGATCCAGGCTGTGCGCCGCGTCCGGGACCAGCAGTGGCACCAACAGGGCTGCTTTGAGGCCAGCTGA